The following is a genomic window from Phaseolus vulgaris cultivar G19833 chromosome 6, P. vulgaris v2.0, whole genome shotgun sequence.
aATCAACAAACTTTGCATTCAATTTCTCAATTCTTCTCCCTCATTCAATCCTACTTCGTTACATGTTCTTTTCATCATAAAAAACATCGTACTAAATCATTTAACATTGtctttttaaagataaattagGAACAAAACAATTCATGTGAAGTAATTAATACGTTTGATGCTTTCAGGAGTTAGTTCCCATTGCAATGGAGTTAAGATCATTCATTTTCCAACCAAACTTGTCGCACTTGTTTCCAACATTCACATGCTATGTCAAACTCAAACCCTCTTTCCAGCATTTACAGCCCAAGGAACTATCATTGAAATTCACCAGAAGAAGGGTGGGATTTTTGGCAATCATAACTCCCTTGATTTTGGGTGGAGAAGGCATTTTCAAGACACAAAATGCAGATGCATTTGATTTTAGATTTGTGGCCCCTGACATGACAGCTGAAGAGGCACTGCGTGGTGTGAGAAATCATGCACAAGATTTGTTACAAGTTAAAGATTTGTTAGAGTCAGAATCGTGGAAAGCAGCACAAAGGAATCTAAGACGGAGCTCAGCAGTTCTGAAGAAAGACATATATATCATAATCCAGAACAAGCCTGGAATTGAGAGGGCAGAACTAAGAAAGCTTTATTTCACTCTCTTCAGCAATGTAACTAGAGTAAGTCTTACAACATGCCCCTCTTCAGGTGCATTTTCAATTTCATAACCATAAATGTGTATATATTCATTGTCaagtttctctttttttcttaaatcaTAGTTTGTAGAGTGGTTTGATTTTACTCCATTCAATACTCATATAGcttcataatttattaaatgCATGTCTTCTACAAAATTATCTTGACTTCACATTCATTCATAAATGGACAAGATTGATTTTGTTCAATTTtaatgtgtgtatatatatatatatatatatatggttaaGATTAGAACACAAATTATTTTGTTACTAAAAGGAAGTATGAAGTTCTTCATTTTGCAGATTATTCAAAAATTTGATAACTGTGTAGTTTTACTTAAACATTGAGAGGTGATTTACCATTAACTTCTAGTTGCTCATTAATTAGGGAAAGTATTAGGGAAAGTAATTTGTGCATGATCTTTAATCGATTGTATTATATGACCAAAATAATCGCTTATACTTAGAATCTATTTGGTAAATTGATACTTGATATTCAAGTTGACTTTCTGATTTTGCATTGAAACTCTGTCAGATAGCTTCGttactaaaaatttattgttatttttgtgTGTAAATGTCATCAATTGACAACATTCATGTATGGTGAAACGATGCAGCTAGATTATGCAGCAAGGGATAGAGATGGACCACAAGTCTGGCAGTGTTATGAGAACATTGTTGTGGCTGTCAATGACATTATATCCAGATTATAGCCTTTTGAAAATGGGGGGGTTGAACTGTTTTGATAAGTTTATGTCAAACAGTTGCCAAAATTGCTTCTTGCAAGGAGTGGAGTAATGAAGAATATGTACTCAAAAGTAGTTTCACAAAGAAAGGACCCTGTTATATACAATTATAGATCATGAGTTTGATCATGAAGAGTAAAATTATTGAATGTTTGATTATATTTGACACCAAGATGTTCAATTTTGATACAGAACAATCTCTAAGTTAGATTATGGAAATATTGACTTCTTACTTGTGAATTTGAGTTAAGACTTTTACTGAAAGAAGCTtgccttttttttattgtttatttaattaaaaagacTATTTAAAAAATGGTTTAAAGCCTACAAAAACTGAGATGCTCAAATAAACATaaccaaatattttttattaaaaatttcttatgtattaaattgtttatttatcttttttaatgaAAGGTTTGAAGTTTCAATATAAAACTGACCTCTCACTAGCACTATAAACTTCAACTATATTCTGTGGTCACATAAATGaagtattattaaaagaaaaaaaaataatacaaactaCTATGGGGTACTAGGCCAAGATCCATACTTGTGAAGAAAATTTCATCAAGAAAAAATAGGAGATTTACAcctgttattaaaaaatttcaaaaaaatactAGGAGGCAAGGTATTATGCTACACTCACTCTTGCCCCATTGATTACCTTCTCTGAAGAtatgaaaaattttaaaatttatttgctGACAAAGTCCCAATAGAATCCTTAACAATATCAATAGCCTTGAAAAGAAGGATCTAAAAATGAACATAGTTCATCATTCACCAGATAATAGAAATGACAACAACCATATAGATAAGCTTAACCTAAGGATTGCCTTCAGAAttgataaaaacaataatatccGCTTTGAAGGTCGGTGTTCTGTCATGGTTTTGTCTTAAAAAGGTACCTCAATGGATTGAGGGATGAGAAAGTATATAAACTGTCATTTACATCGTTTCTTAAGTTATGTGGGGTATATTGGTGTACGGGaacaatataaattaaatgttttatcctaaaattaaactattataaaataaatcttttaatAGACTTCTAAGTTATACCATATTTTTATGGAGTTCAAACCAAACTtatgaaaaaaaacaaacaaaatactTTTGCATTAATACATTATgtgttatttataattaatttggaGTAGGCATTCTAAAacgaattaaaaaaatatcacttaTATACAAATATGATCATATCTTATTTTGAGATGAAATTCGTTCTATTTCCAAATtttatgaatataaatattaaatttacctcgttaaaataatatagtatgataaataaaaaaatagatacacACCATTACGTGTTTCCGttagttaatataattaatgtttatgGGTCTAAATcaagactttttttttaaatatatatattaaaaattgtagTTTCATAtatagtaattttaatttttaatattatcataACATATATAAGACTAAAAAATTGAGAAATCTATTATATAGAAGTTTTAAATCGGAAATggtattttaatttcttatataaCTTTGTTTATAAACTATTGAGGTTAAATCTCCTCCTTATATCAAAGTGCACTACTATTTTATGAAAATCTTAAATCACATTCTACATAAAACtcaatttaatcaaaataaCTTAAAAGTGAGTAAAAGTAAAGAGTTTCCCTTTCACATTATTCGTATTCGGAGAGTCGttcatataataattttactCTTGTCTCCATTATATATTTTCCTTCCCacactatttatttatttatttattttagaaaattttatccaacataatttattttttttacttattttaccactcaaaataaataacatttttctaCCTCCGTTTTTCTTTATAGTATTCCTTCTATTttgtattttacttttattttttctccATTTACTGATAAAGACGTGATAAATTGTAATTCCATGCACGTGTAAATATATTCGAATatttatcaaaaataaattttcaatacaattgaattatatatattgatacaTGAATAATGTAAATTTGGTCTTCAACTTTCAACTAaaggaattattttttatttatttaaggatTACTTTCTATTAAAATACATACACATTGTTTATTAGTTGAGGtaaatgataatttaaatacacAAGTTTTTCCTAATTATTTGATGTGTTGTCTTTTAAAGATAAAACTGTGAACCTTCAAAGTAAACAATACATCagatataatgatttttttctcaataaagaataaattaaattaaaagaaaatacttGATGGGTGCTTCAACTATTTACAAAATAAAGTTCCTATTAAGATCTAAATATCATTCATATAGCTATTAAACCTGACAAGAAAAATACATcacaattaaaacaaaagaagttgaaacaagcaaaacaaaaagcatcattttttatttatttttccattAGACTCAAGAACTACAT
Proteins encoded in this region:
- the LOC137831617 gene encoding psbQ-like protein 3, chloroplastic, yielding MELRSFIFQPNLSHLFPTFTCYVKLKPSFQHLQPKELSLKFTRRRVGFLAIITPLILGGEGIFKTQNADAFDFRFVAPDMTAEEALRGVRNHAQDLLQVKDLLESESWKAAQRNLRRSSAVLKKDIYIIIQNKPGIERAELRKLYFTLFSNVTRLDYAARDRDGPQVWQCYENIVVAVNDIISRL